TCAACCACTATTTGTGTTATGCTTCATCATGGGCgacctcatcccaccctggtaagTTGGTACTACCAAGGCAGACAACTCCATTGAGAGGAAGTGCATGATAAAAGAAAGCTAGACATGAAGGGATCCAGATACTCTAAGGTAAATCCAGGGCAATACCTTTAATAATGATACCTTAGATAAAGCTAAAAACAAACAGGGGGGGTAGGTATAATGACCCACCCATCTGTACTAAGCCAACATGCTTCTGCCCACTTACATGCCAAAatcggtctggggcattcatcagggctaagGGAGATTCTTATGCTATACAGAGCTGTCAGAAAGAAAACCATACTTTAGCAACCCAAGTAATCATGGTTACCCACCACTTGGGAACTAGAGCATCATTGTCTGGACGGAGGTGGTATCCTTTGTAGTCATACATTCATCAAGAGGTATAATGGCAGAAAACCTATTTTGCCTCAGAAAACTCAGCCGCTCGTCTTCCTCATCCAATCTAATTGGTACTTTTTGATTAAGGATACCCCGTTTATGATTGCCAGAATTATGTATTTGATACATAGTTTGTTAGAAGCCTAATTGGGCTTCATATTGCTTGCCATTGCACTCTTTTCTGTCTGTTGTGGATACGATGTGCTATTACAGAACTTGTATGGACTACTTAGTGCTGAACTTAATGTATGGAGGCTTTGTATGACTATGTGATTTTAAAATACTCTTTCGATATGACGAATTCTTGGAAATAATTATATTCAACATTATACTTATTGAAAATGGTTGATACCAATGAACCTCTTCTACCGTGGTGTAGAATACATTTGAATACTTTTGTTACGTTTGCAAAGCCTGAAGGGGGACACGAACACAGTACTGTGTTAATTCTGCTTAATATAAGCACTTCTGCaagtatatcataagaaaaaatgaaaatgatttCACAAGTATATTCTGTCTTGCATTCAAATGACCATTACTTGGGTTATTAATTGGATGCACGATGCTTGTACCAACTTAGGCCCACCTCCTCAACCCTTATTTGAGGGCCCTCAATCCAGCCTTTCGTGGAGTTAAAGGTTCCACAAAACCTTCGTAAAAGGTAGACCAGCTCCAACTACATTCATGGGCAGCAAGAGTGGTTTACCTTCTACAGCCTATATATGCGCTCAACACAAGTATTTAAACAACCAAGGCTGGGGTCCGAAGGTGTGGGTAATTAAAGCTTGTTTGCAGTAGCCTGCACTTCACTGGATTATTTAAAcctcctgcagcctaaatccagcagAGGCAGGTTATCAGAGGCCATCTTTCTTTGCAACGCCACCTGGAAAATAAAATGTACTATCAATTAAAGGAAGGTCAGGAAATATACGCCTTCATTAACTTTTTATttcttcaacattttcattttcttgtgGCTCCCGACCACAAGATCTGCTGCGAAAGTGTAAGGCCCACAGTAAATTATATATTCTGATCTGCCTCTCAAACtataataatccttaaaaacaaCTTTGAgggttattgacttgttgattttAATGTACTGGAATGGGTTATATCTGCGTATCTGACCATACCTGCAATTGTGAATTCAAATAGCCTGTGGTCGCCTACAAACAAATTGTTATAGGATACAAGCTTGCATTGCACACAAAGCCAAATTAAATAACAGTCTCTTCATGCTCAAACTGAAACTTGTTAAAGAGCTAGGACACAGACCATGTAAAACCACTAACATTTTGTGAAGTTAAAATAAGCACGTAATCACTGTACTAAATAATGGCTGGGCATGAAGTATTAAGGACTCATTACAAGTATCACCAAACTTAAGTTTGAGGAATTAAAAAGTAAACATCATTTACTCCACTGAGCTGCAAGCGAGACAGCAAACCTATCTTGATACTCTCTGGCCAGTCATCCAACCACCAAGTTTTATGGAAATGCCCTTCTGTAGGATTGTAAGGTATTGGCAGGCCACTATAAGATTATCTTTCATTTCATCTGCTCCGAGCACTGGCGGCAGCAGAGCTGCAAATGGACACTACATAATTTACAGAATCTTATGTACAACACATAAGAAAGAAAATAACCAACTTCAATCAGATACTGTTGGattagaagaaagaaaacaagtcTTGTACTGATTCCACTGCACTTATTGAGATTGGTACGGTGCCACAATGCATACATCCAGGCAATTCAATGAAGGCATTAATCTTAAGGCGTTCAGATACTATGCACCACAGAATATCATGCATCAAAAACACCTGGCTCCGTGCTTCTTGTTAAATGAAGTCTTCTTGTCAATTCCTGCTTCAGAGGTGCAAAGGTTTGACATGTCACTGTTTTGTTATCAGTAACTTGACATTTTAGTAGCATGTCTCAACTTACATCTCACCATCTCTGATAAAAACCTAAACTGCTTTAAAATGCCTTATCAGACTCCCAAGCAGAACattggttataaaaaaaacaaaaacaatgtaagGCACATAAAGCAGAATGACAGAATACAATCTTTGTTCCAAGCGGAGCAGGAAAGTGTACCTCTCTTCAGTGCTTCTAGGCAGAGCTTAGACTCTGTTTCTACAAAACAATGCGTAAAAGGGAGATGGATTCTCAAGACTGAATGAAAATTGTTTACACTTTTTGGGAGAAGAAAAGTTATGcaagtaagtgtttttaaaaatgatttcaTGTTGTATACTGCTTACCAGGTAGAGTTCCACTTAAGAGCCATTACCGCCCACACTAAATATTTACAGTTTCTGGAGAAAGACTAAATAAATCTTCCTACTAGTAGCTTTAAAATCACTTTGCATTGGGGAATACAGACATCTGTGAAATCAACAATGAAAGGTCTGCGGCCCTGGTTTAAGCCCTTACAGATCACAAAGTCAGCACTGCTGTGGTTCAGTACTCGAACTTTCCTGCAAAGCATCTGGTTTTGAATCTACAAATTGTGGGAATTCTAGTTTTTCACAAATAGTCTCTCTTGTGGGTAAAAACTGGGCAATCTCATTGGGCTCCGTGAACAATGGAGGTGGCACATTACTCAAGCTGCTTATTTTGCTTTCTTTGGATGTAAATTCCCTTAGCATGAAGTTCTTTTCATTATCATAGTACAAACGTGTGTCATTCATCCTGATGAGCACACCATCAACACGGAGAAAGAATCTCAAAAGCAAGAAAAGGCTGGAGGGCATCACACGAATCTTCACACTGAGGCTAGAAACTCCATGATCGTGGAGCTCATCTTCAAACAGAAGAACTTCTTCAAAAAATATAATCTGCTCTCTAGCTTTTAATCTTTCGG
This portion of the Pleurodeles waltl isolate 20211129_DDA chromosome 12, aPleWal1.hap1.20221129, whole genome shotgun sequence genome encodes:
- the TIPRL gene encoding TIP41-like protein, which produces MMIHGFKSSKQDFIFGPWKVTAAKTHIMKSADVEKLADEMHMPCLPEMMFGDNVLRLKHECGFGIEFNAIDALKCVNKNQGMLKVACAEEWQESRSESEHSKEIVKPYDWTYTTDYKGTLLGDTVTFNVIPTTERIDTERLKAREQIIFFEEVLLFEDELHDHGVSSLSVKIRVMPSSLFLLLRFFLRVDGVLIRMNDTRLYYDNEKNFMLREFTSKESKISSLSNVPPPLFTEPNEIAQFLPTRETICEKLEFPQFVDSKPDALQESSSTEPQQC